TATATGATCCAGAAGGAAGAGGTAAACTGGAATCTATCAGAAACAGACTCTCTGGAGAGAAATCCAGAGAACAAATGAGCAAGGCTTTAAAAAGCTTAGGAGTTAGGATAGTATTAACGGCGCATCCAACACAATTTTATCCGAGTGCTGTTTTAGCAATTATTAATGATTTAATTGAGGCCATACAGGTAAACGATTTATTAAGAATTAAGTTGTTGTTAACCCAGTTGGGAAAAACGCCTTTTTTTAAGAAAGAAAAACCAACGCCTTACGATGAAGCCAAAAGTTTAACATGGTACTTAGAGAATATATTTTATCATTCGGCTTCGGATCTTTATTCAAACTTAATGAAGGAAGTTGACGATCCTGAACTGCATACTGGAAATGTTATTTCTTTCGGTTTTTGGCCAGGAGGAGACAGAGATGGAAATCCTTTTGTAAATACCGATACAACATTGGCAGTTGCAGATCGTTTGCGATACATATTATTTTCAAATTATCATAAGGATATCCGGAAATTAAGAAGGCGATTAAGTTTTAAAGGAGTATATGAATTAGTTCTGGATTTAGAAGAGAAAATTTTAGCATCATTAAATACCACCGATCATTCTAAACAACTTCAAGAAAAAGAAATTCTTGCTTCGCTAAATGAAATAGAGCAATTACTGATAAAGAATCACGATGGTTTTTTTGTGGATTTATTGAGAGATTTTCGAAATAAAATTAAATTGTTTGGTACTCATTTTGCCAGTATTGATATTAGGCAGGATAGTAGAATTATTAAAAAAGCTTTCGAAGTTTTATGTAAGACAGCTCCTGAATTAAAAAACAAAACGATTAAAGCTAATTTAGAAATACTTACAAAATTAAAAACAAAAGTATCTTCGTTTAATACAAGTGATAAAGTAATTGCAGATACTTTAAATTTATTTGAAAGTATACAAAAAATACAAGCGCGTAATGGTCAGGCTGCATGTAATAGGTTTATAATTAGTAATTGTAGAGCTGCCGAAGATCTTGCCCGTGTATATGCTATGAGTAGAATGTGCGCATGGCAAAATAAAGTTCCTTTGGATATAATTCCTTTATTTGAAACCATAGACGATCTGGAAAATGCAGATAAAACAATGCGCAGCTTGTATGAAAATGAGGAGTATTCAAAACATTTAGTTAGTAGAGGAAATAAGCAAACCATAATGCTCGGTTTTTCAGATGGTACAAAAGATGGAGGGTACTTTTCTGCGAACTGGAATATTTATAAAGCCAAAGAAAATATTACCAAACTATCAAGAGAAAAGGGTATTACAGTTGCTTTTTTCGATGGACGAGGAGGACCACCTGCTCGTGGAGGTGGAAATACTCACAAGTTTTATTCTTCGCTAAGTAGTAATATTGAAAATAAGGATATTCAGGTTACCATACAAGGGCAAACAATTAGTTCTAAATTTGGGACAGAAGATTCTGCTAAATTTTATCAGGAGAGATTAATTTCAGCAGGGCTCGAAAATCATCTTTTTAATGATGATGGCAAACAGTTAAGCAGTAAAGATAGAATGATAATGGATAAGTTATCAAATTATAGTTTGGAAGAATATGAGCGTTTTAAAAATTCCGAGAACTTTGTTCCTTATCTTGAAGAAATGAGTGTGCTTAAATATTATGGTAAAGCTAATATAGGTTCGAGACCTGGGAAACGATCAAAATCAGAAAAACTTAATTTTGAAGATTTACGTGCTATCCCTTTTGTGGGAGCGTGGAGCCAGATGAAACAGAATGTCCCTGGATTTTTTGGTGTAGGAACATCATTAAAAAAATTGGAAAAGGAAGGCAAATTTGATGATTGTAAAAAGCTTTATAAAAAATCTTTATTTTTTAGAACTTTGGTAGAAAATAGTATGCAGTCCATTAGTAAATCGCATTTTGAGCTAACTCGATACATGAGAAGCGATGAAAAATTTGGTGCTTTTTGGTCTTGGATATATAATGAGTACCAATTGAGTATAGAAATGTTGATAAAAGTATCGGATCAAACACAATTATTAGAGAAGTCCTTGGTTCTTAAAGACTCAATAAAACTGCGGGAAGAAATGGTATTACCATTAATTACAATTCAACAATATGCACTAATAAAAATTCGAGAATTAGAGCAAAATAATGAAACAATGCTGGCGAAATACAGTATATTGCAAAAGTTAGTAATAAGGTCGCTTTATGGTAACATAAATGCAAGCCGAAATTCTGCCTAAAAAAAAAGTTTAAGGAAATTTAGCCCAACAACAATTTTAATAGCAGATTATCGTTTCCTTTATAAACAGTAAATAATAATTATAGAAAATCAATAAACATGCACAAATCAATTTTTTCTTTTATTGTAGTCTTTTTCGTGTCTTTAAGTTTAATAGCTCAGGATACAAAACAAGATTCTTCACAAAAAACTTCAAGTGTTAAGAAGAAAGAAGTGAAAATTTCTCTTGATAAAGGAACTATTAAAAGTCAATTTGATTATATGATTAAAAGATCGAATAATTGGCAAGATTATGAAGTTATAAAAATTCCTGTTATTAGAAAGTTTGGTGCAAACGTACAAGATTCTCTTTCTTCGTTCAGAACTAAATTAAATGATTCCAAAACATTGGTAAGTGAGCAAAATAGTGAAATTGCAAAGCTTAAAAATGATATGAAAAAACTTCAGAGCGAATTAGATGCTACCGTAAAATCGAAAGATAGTATGAAGTTAATTGGAATTGAGCTACCGAAAGGAACGTACAATACAATTATGTGGATTATAATTTTGGTTTCTTTACTTTTTGCAGGCATTTGTTTTATGTTGTTTAAAAGAAGTAATTCGGTAACAGTGGAGATTAAAAATACACTAGAAGAAGTTCGCGAAGAGTTTGATACTCATAGAAAAAATGCATTGGTTCGCGAACAAAAATTGGCTAGAAAACTTCAGGATGAAGTAATAAAAAATAAAAATTTAGGTCTATAAACTTAAACTTTTAAAATTGTAGAAAAGGCTATGCTGTATGTATAGTCTTTTTTTATGCCATTTTTTAGTCTTTTTTTAACTTCTGGTAAGTTTCGCTACCAATCTAACTTATTTTGTCTTTTATTTCATATAATATTTAGGGTTTAGATAATATTTTTATTAACCAATATATTTGAGTGCTTAAAGGTTAAAAATGAGTGATTTTATATGGCTTATTTGTATTATATTTATACTGTTATGCTATTAAAACCAGTAAATAATATTCATCCAAATTGTCAAATTTGTGATGATAAGTCTTGTGCAGTAAAGAATCTTTTGGTTCACGAAATAAAACAGCTGAGTCGAAGTTGTACCGAAGTTACTTTTGATAAAGGCGATGAGATATTAACAGAATCATCGTCTAAATCTCATATTATTTATTTACGAGAAGGTCTTGTAAAAGAATTTACAAAAACCGAAGACAATAAGGAATACATATACCAAATAGTAAAGAAGTATACTTATTTGGGATTAAATTCTATGTTTAGTAATTCAGTAAATTCTTATTGTTATACAGCTCTTACTCCTGTAAA
This genomic interval from uncultured Marinifilum sp. contains the following:
- a CDS encoding phosphoenolpyruvate carboxylase, which codes for MKSEKFQNEVELKYKLYNSIFLTLPLDKIHDTGILIPLLKDACEKGLGEGKSPVEILDQFFVKQTEFKTEKEQLDFMFRVISYIERQVVLLDALEDAAFLKLYDPEGRGKLESIRNRLSGEKSREQMSKALKSLGVRIVLTAHPTQFYPSAVLAIINDLIEAIQVNDLLRIKLLLTQLGKTPFFKKEKPTPYDEAKSLTWYLENIFYHSASDLYSNLMKEVDDPELHTGNVISFGFWPGGDRDGNPFVNTDTTLAVADRLRYILFSNYHKDIRKLRRRLSFKGVYELVLDLEEKILASLNTTDHSKQLQEKEILASLNEIEQLLIKNHDGFFVDLLRDFRNKIKLFGTHFASIDIRQDSRIIKKAFEVLCKTAPELKNKTIKANLEILTKLKTKVSSFNTSDKVIADTLNLFESIQKIQARNGQAACNRFIISNCRAAEDLARVYAMSRMCAWQNKVPLDIIPLFETIDDLENADKTMRSLYENEEYSKHLVSRGNKQTIMLGFSDGTKDGGYFSANWNIYKAKENITKLSREKGITVAFFDGRGGPPARGGGNTHKFYSSLSSNIENKDIQVTIQGQTISSKFGTEDSAKFYQERLISAGLENHLFNDDGKQLSSKDRMIMDKLSNYSLEEYERFKNSENFVPYLEEMSVLKYYGKANIGSRPGKRSKSEKLNFEDLRAIPFVGAWSQMKQNVPGFFGVGTSLKKLEKEGKFDDCKKLYKKSLFFRTLVENSMQSISKSHFELTRYMRSDEKFGAFWSWIYNEYQLSIEMLIKVSDQTQLLEKSLVLKDSIKLREEMVLPLITIQQYALIKIRELEQNNETMLAKYSILQKLVIRSLYGNINASRNSA